In Luteibacter mycovicinus, a genomic segment contains:
- a CDS encoding class I SAM-dependent methyltransferase, whose translation MKKLAFACAGLLGLALSHTALAADVDQPAQTTPPASAGQLSSAQLDKAIAGSWRSPENKARDVYRHPKQMLTFFGIRPDMTVIEIWPSGGWFTEILAPYLHDNGHYIGAIETGSKGVASMQKKFSFAPAQYGTAKIVEFNHKAPVLGAPGSADMVLTFRNVHNWAADGSAEAMFKSFFTVLKPGGVLGVEDHRADAGKKLDDVVNSGYLPTDYVIKLATDAGFKLDAQSEINANPKDDHNHPKGVWTLPPTYDMGETDKAKWAAIGESDRMTLRFVKPASAK comes from the coding sequence ATGAAGAAGCTCGCATTCGCCTGCGCTGGACTGCTCGGTCTGGCCCTCTCGCACACCGCGCTGGCGGCCGACGTCGACCAGCCCGCGCAGACCACGCCACCCGCCAGCGCCGGTCAGCTCAGCTCGGCCCAGCTCGACAAGGCGATCGCCGGCAGCTGGCGTTCGCCGGAGAACAAGGCGCGCGACGTCTACCGTCACCCCAAGCAGATGCTGACCTTCTTCGGTATTCGCCCGGATATGACCGTGATCGAGATCTGGCCGTCGGGCGGCTGGTTCACCGAGATACTGGCGCCTTACCTGCACGACAACGGCCACTACATCGGCGCGATCGAGACCGGCTCCAAGGGCGTGGCCTCGATGCAGAAGAAGTTCTCGTTCGCCCCGGCACAGTACGGCACGGCAAAGATCGTGGAGTTCAACCACAAGGCCCCTGTGCTGGGCGCACCGGGATCGGCCGACATGGTGCTGACCTTCCGCAACGTGCATAACTGGGCCGCCGATGGCAGTGCCGAAGCGATGTTCAAGTCGTTCTTCACGGTGCTCAAGCCCGGCGGCGTGCTCGGCGTGGAAGACCATCGCGCCGACGCGGGCAAGAAGCTCGACGACGTGGTCAACTCCGGCTACCTGCCGACCGACTACGTGATCAAGCTCGCCACCGATGCCGGCTTCAAGCTGGACGCGCAGAGCGAGATCAACGCCAATCCGAAGGATGACCACAACCATCCCAAGGGCGTGTGGACGCTGCCGCCGACCTACGACATGGGCGAGACGGACAAGGCGAAGTGGGCGGCGATCGGCGAGTCCGATCGCATGACGCTGCGCTTCGTGAAGCCCGCTTCCGCGAAGTAA
- a CDS encoding rRNA large subunit pseudouridine synthase E: MLVALNKPYGVLCQFTDEAGRRTLADFVPQKGVYAAGRLDHDSEGLLLLTDDGKLQHRLADPKHKQPKTYVVQVEGVPSEEALGRLRRGVTLNDGPTLPAGVETIDEPEWLWPRDPPVRFRKTVPDGWLRIVLREGRNRQVRRMTAAVGLPTLRLIREAIGDYRLDGLGLGEVRVIESRFFR, encoded by the coding sequence GTGCTGGTCGCGCTTAACAAGCCCTACGGGGTGCTCTGTCAGTTCACCGACGAAGCCGGCCGGCGCACGCTGGCCGACTTCGTGCCGCAGAAGGGAGTCTACGCGGCGGGGCGACTGGACCACGACAGCGAAGGTCTGCTGCTTTTGACCGATGACGGTAAGTTGCAGCATCGCCTGGCCGACCCGAAGCACAAGCAGCCGAAGACGTATGTCGTGCAGGTCGAGGGTGTGCCCTCCGAGGAAGCCCTCGGGCGCCTGCGTCGCGGCGTGACGCTCAACGACGGGCCGACGCTACCGGCGGGGGTCGAGACGATAGACGAGCCGGAGTGGCTGTGGCCGCGCGATCCGCCGGTGCGTTTTCGCAAGACCGTGCCGGACGGATGGTTGCGGATCGTGCTGCGCGAAGGGCGTAATCGCCAGGTGCGGCGGATGACGGCGGCGGTAGGCCTCCCCACCTTGCGGCTTATCCGCGAAGCGATCGGCGACTATCGCCTGGACGGGCTGGGCCTGGGCGAGGTCCGTGTCATCGAGTCGCGTTTTTTCAGGTAG
- the dgoD gene encoding galactonate dehydratase, which produces MKVTKITTYRVPPRWMFLKMETDEGVVGWGEPVVEGRARTVEAAVQELSEFVIGQDPARINDIWQAMYRGGFYRGGAVFMSAIAGIDQALWDIKGKVLDAPVYELLGGRVRDRMKTYCWVGGDRPADVIAQIRERLTHGFDTFKMNGCEEMAIIDSSKAVDAAVARVAEIREAFGNTIEFGLDFHGRVSAPMAKVLVKELEPFRPLFIEEPVLAELAEYYPRIAEQTSIPLAAGERMYSRYEFKHVLERGGISILQPDLSHAGGITECVKIAAMAEAYDVALAPHCPLGPIALAACLHVDFVSWNATLQEQSMGIHYNKGGEVLDYVRNKDALKLDDGGYAQPFTGPGLGIDVDEERIIERSREAAEWRNPLWRHKDGSVAEW; this is translated from the coding sequence ATGAAAGTCACCAAGATCACCACCTATCGCGTTCCGCCTCGCTGGATGTTCCTCAAGATGGAGACCGACGAAGGCGTCGTCGGCTGGGGCGAGCCCGTGGTGGAAGGCCGCGCGCGCACCGTCGAGGCCGCCGTGCAGGAGCTGTCCGAATTCGTCATCGGACAGGATCCCGCGCGCATCAACGACATCTGGCAGGCGATGTATCGCGGCGGCTTCTACCGCGGCGGCGCCGTCTTCATGAGCGCCATCGCCGGCATCGACCAGGCGCTCTGGGACATCAAGGGCAAGGTGCTCGATGCCCCGGTATACGAACTGCTCGGTGGGCGCGTGCGCGACCGCATGAAGACCTATTGCTGGGTCGGCGGCGATCGTCCGGCGGACGTCATCGCGCAGATTCGTGAACGCCTGACCCATGGCTTCGACACGTTCAAGATGAACGGTTGCGAAGAAATGGCGATCATCGACTCGAGCAAGGCGGTCGACGCCGCGGTCGCCCGTGTCGCCGAGATCCGCGAGGCCTTCGGTAACACCATCGAGTTCGGTCTCGATTTCCACGGTCGCGTCTCCGCGCCGATGGCCAAGGTGCTGGTGAAGGAACTGGAGCCGTTCCGCCCCCTCTTCATCGAAGAGCCGGTGCTGGCAGAACTTGCCGAGTACTACCCTCGCATCGCCGAACAGACGTCCATTCCGCTCGCGGCGGGAGAGCGCATGTACTCGCGTTACGAGTTCAAGCATGTGCTCGAGCGCGGCGGCATTTCTATCCTGCAGCCCGATCTGTCACACGCGGGCGGGATCACCGAGTGCGTGAAGATCGCCGCCATGGCCGAGGCCTATGACGTAGCGCTCGCCCCGCACTGCCCGCTGGGCCCGATCGCCCTGGCCGCGTGCCTGCACGTGGACTTCGTCAGCTGGAACGCCACGCTGCAGGAACAGAGCATGGGTATCCACTACAACAAGGGTGGCGAGGTGCTCGACTACGTCCGCAACAAGGACGCGCTGAAGCTGGACGACGGCGGTTATGCGCAGCCGTTCACCGGTCCGGGTCTGGGTATCGACGTGGACGAGGAGCGGATCATCGAACGCAGCCGCGAGGCCGCGGAGTGGCGGAATCCGCTGTGGCGGCATAAGGATGGGTCGGTCGCGGAATGGTAA
- a CDS encoding 2-dehydro-3-deoxy-6-phosphogalactonate aldolase — MAWPTALPLIAILRGITPDEVVDHVEALIEAGFDAIEIPLNSPDWRRSIPLAVQAAGKRALVGAGTVLSPELASEVADLGGHLMVTPNTDPATIRKARERNLYTAIGFMTPSEAFAALAAGAQSLKLFPATNLGPAYIKAIRAVLPPDVPLLAVGGVTPDNLGQFLDAGCIGAGLGGDLYKPGQPVSRTRDQAAAFVKAYRSV; from the coding sequence ATGGCCTGGCCTACCGCTCTTCCCCTTATCGCGATCCTGCGCGGCATCACTCCCGACGAGGTCGTCGACCACGTCGAGGCACTGATCGAAGCCGGTTTCGATGCGATCGAGATTCCGCTCAATTCCCCGGACTGGCGACGCAGCATCCCGCTGGCCGTCCAGGCGGCCGGCAAGCGTGCATTGGTGGGCGCGGGGACCGTGCTGTCGCCCGAGCTGGCATCCGAAGTCGCCGATCTGGGCGGCCATCTGATGGTCACGCCCAACACGGATCCGGCAACCATCCGCAAGGCGCGCGAGCGCAATCTCTACACGGCGATCGGTTTCATGACGCCGAGCGAGGCATTCGCCGCCCTCGCCGCCGGAGCGCAGTCGCTGAAGCTGTTCCCGGCGACCAACCTCGGACCGGCGTACATCAAGGCGATTCGTGCCGTGTTGCCACCCGATGTGCCGCTGCTGGCGGTGGGTGGGGTCACACCCGATAATCTCGGACAGTTCCTCGACGCCGGTTGCATCGGCGCGGGTCTGGGCGGCGACCTGTATAAACCAGGACAGCCCGTCTCCCGCACGCGCGACCAGGCCGCCGCCTTCGTCAAAGCCTATCGTTCGGTCTGA
- a CDS encoding SDR family oxidoreductase has product MSAVMTADPRTTPLPRLAGKVAIVTGATQGIGAATARLFAAHGAKVVLNVLEDNAQARETLASLNTDDAMLFQADITDGEAITRMVAAATERFGAPDVLINNAGINVFNEPLSLTDDEWARCFEVDLKGAWNCARAVLPGMLSLGRGSIVNIASVHGHKIIPHCFPYPVAKHGLIGLTKALGIEYAPHNIRVNSISPGLVLTAIAEAGFAAAADPVAERRKQTDILPNKRIGEPLEIAYTALFLASDEARYINAADIRIDGGRSQLYHE; this is encoded by the coding sequence GTGAGCGCTGTCATGACCGCGGACCCGCGCACGACACCGCTTCCCCGCCTGGCTGGGAAGGTCGCCATCGTGACGGGTGCGACGCAGGGCATCGGTGCGGCGACGGCGAGGTTGTTCGCGGCGCATGGGGCGAAGGTCGTGCTCAATGTGCTAGAGGACAACGCGCAGGCACGTGAGACGCTGGCATCGCTGAACACCGACGATGCGATGCTGTTTCAGGCCGATATCACCGACGGGGAGGCCATCACGCGCATGGTGGCCGCCGCGACGGAGCGCTTCGGCGCGCCGGACGTACTGATCAACAACGCGGGTATCAACGTCTTCAACGAGCCGCTGTCGCTCACCGATGACGAGTGGGCGCGTTGCTTCGAGGTGGACCTGAAAGGCGCGTGGAACTGCGCCAGGGCCGTCCTGCCGGGCATGCTCTCGCTCGGTCGCGGCAGCATCGTCAATATCGCTTCGGTGCATGGGCACAAGATCATTCCGCACTGCTTCCCCTACCCCGTCGCCAAGCACGGCCTTATCGGCCTGACCAAGGCACTCGGTATCGAGTACGCGCCGCACAACATCCGGGTGAACTCGATCTCGCCGGGACTGGTCCTCACCGCGATCGCGGAAGCCGGCTTTGCCGCCGCCGCGGATCCGGTGGCCGAGCGCCGCAAGCAGACCGATATCCTGCCCAACAAGCGCATCGGCGAACCGCTGGAGATCGCCTATACGGCGCTGTTCCTCGCTTCCGATGAGGCCCGCTACATCAATGCCGCCGACATCCGCATCGACGGCGGTCGTTCGCAGCTTTACCACGAGTAA
- a CDS encoding SMP-30/gluconolactonase/LRE family protein, protein MTDSFKPLSPQRQAHGEGVIWDDLMGLVRWTDISASTIYDYDPGTGVVREHALPARVCCFALTHEPGVLLLALEKQLARFDTRDGKLHVLGDIEADVAGTRANDGRCDRGGNFIFGTLNERGPEQIASFWRYTPAGGLSRLSLPKAAITNSICFSPDGKTMYFTDSPTARIMACDYDDSTGEVDRIRGFAELSAGHEPDGSTIDAEGYLWNAQWAASRVVRYAPDGRVDATIELPARQPSCVSFAGAELDRMVITSAYKGLDEAVLKDEPLNGAIFIGTPPRGRGLPEARYGHKVVT, encoded by the coding sequence ATGACCGATTCGTTCAAACCCTTGTCCCCGCAGCGCCAGGCCCATGGCGAGGGCGTGATCTGGGACGACCTGATGGGACTGGTCCGCTGGACCGACATCTCCGCGTCAACGATCTACGACTACGACCCCGGCACGGGCGTGGTGCGCGAACACGCGCTGCCCGCCCGCGTCTGTTGCTTCGCCCTGACCCATGAGCCCGGCGTACTGCTGCTGGCACTGGAGAAGCAGCTGGCCCGTTTCGATACACGCGACGGCAAGCTGCACGTGCTCGGGGACATCGAGGCGGATGTCGCCGGCACCCGCGCCAACGACGGTCGCTGCGACCGGGGTGGCAACTTCATCTTCGGCACCCTCAACGAGCGCGGCCCGGAGCAGATCGCTTCGTTCTGGCGTTACACGCCGGCAGGCGGGCTCAGCCGCCTGTCATTGCCCAAGGCCGCCATCACCAACAGCATCTGTTTCAGCCCTGACGGGAAAACGATGTATTTCACCGATTCGCCGACGGCACGGATCATGGCCTGCGACTACGACGACAGCACGGGTGAGGTCGACCGCATCCGCGGTTTCGCCGAGCTGAGCGCCGGTCATGAGCCCGACGGCTCGACGATCGATGCGGAAGGCTACCTGTGGAATGCGCAGTGGGCGGCGTCCCGCGTGGTGCGCTACGCACCCGACGGTCGCGTCGATGCCACCATCGAGCTGCCCGCGCGCCAGCCCAGCTGCGTGAGCTTTGCCGGCGCCGAGCTGGACCGGATGGTGATCACTTCCGCGTACAAGGGTCTCGACGAGGCCGTGCTGAAGGACGAGCCGCTCAACGGTGCGATCTTCATCGGCACGCCGCCGCGCGGTCGCGGTCTTCCCGAAGCCCGCTACGGGCACAAGGTCGTCACGTGA
- the araH gene encoding L-arabinose ABC transporter permease AraH, whose protein sequence is MTEPNAAAIGATRETRDDRRRALLWQAIDDYSLIGIFIVLFGVLSVTVQYFFSWDNIVGLALSVSQIGMVACTMMFCLASRDFDLSVGSTVAFAGVFCAIVSNATGSVTLGIGASLLAGAFIGFINGAVIAKLKINALITTLATMEIVRGLAFIASSGQAVGVTSEAFFTLGSAELFGLPVPVWVTLGCFVLFGVLLNKTIYGRNTLAIGGNPDAARLAGVPVDRVRILIFLIQGLVAALAGIILASRMTSGQPNAGEGFELNVISACVLGGVSLMGGRASISGVLVGVLIMGTVQNAMSLMNIDAFYQYLVRGTILLIAVLVDQLKNRRQAR, encoded by the coding sequence ATGACCGAACCCAATGCCGCCGCCATAGGCGCGACGCGCGAAACACGCGACGACCGCCGCCGTGCCCTGCTCTGGCAGGCTATCGACGACTACAGTCTGATCGGCATCTTCATCGTGCTGTTCGGGGTGCTGAGCGTCACCGTGCAGTACTTCTTCTCGTGGGACAACATCGTCGGCCTGGCCTTGTCCGTCTCACAGATCGGCATGGTCGCCTGCACCATGATGTTCTGTCTGGCTTCGCGGGACTTCGATCTTTCGGTCGGTTCCACCGTGGCTTTTGCCGGCGTGTTCTGCGCCATCGTCTCCAACGCCACCGGCAGCGTCACGCTGGGTATCGGCGCGAGCCTGCTGGCCGGTGCGTTCATCGGCTTCATCAACGGCGCGGTCATCGCCAAGCTGAAGATCAACGCGCTGATCACGACGCTGGCGACGATGGAGATCGTCCGCGGTCTGGCCTTCATCGCGTCTTCGGGCCAGGCGGTCGGCGTCACCAGCGAGGCGTTCTTCACCCTGGGCAGCGCGGAGCTGTTCGGTCTGCCGGTGCCGGTGTGGGTCACGCTGGGCTGCTTCGTCCTCTTCGGTGTACTGCTCAACAAGACGATCTACGGCCGCAATACGCTGGCCATCGGTGGCAATCCCGATGCCGCGCGTCTTGCCGGTGTGCCGGTGGACCGCGTGCGGATCCTGATCTTCCTGATTCAGGGCCTGGTCGCCGCACTGGCCGGCATCATCCTCGCTTCGCGCATGACCAGCGGTCAGCCCAATGCGGGTGAGGGCTTCGAGCTCAACGTGATTTCGGCCTGCGTCCTGGGCGGCGTCTCGCTGATGGGCGGCCGGGCGAGCATCAGCGGCGTGCTCGTTGGCGTTCTCATCATGGGAACTGTGCAGAATGCGATGAGTCTGATGAACATCGACGCCTTCTACCAGTATCTGGTCCGCGGCACGATCCTCCTGATCGCCGTCCTCGTGGACCAGCTCAAGAACCGCAGGCAAGCCCGCTGA
- the araG gene encoding L-arabinose ABC transporter ATP-binding protein AraG has protein sequence MMSDTPRLEFRHIGKTFPGVRALGDVGFAVRAGTVHGLLGENGAGKSTMMKILGGEYIPDEGEVAIDGQVMHFRKAADAIDAGVAVIHQELQYVPELSVMENLLLGRLPTRFGLVDRRKALAWTRERLDALGVDLDPRAKLRQLSIGQRQMVEIVKAILRDAKILALDEPTSSLSHRETEVLFRLVNDLRAQGKAMIYISHRLDEIFELCDAATIFRDGRKVADFDTLEGVTRDQLVQRMVGREISDIFGYRHRAHGKVRLDVKAVTGRAVQLPVSFEVKAGEIVGFFGLVGAGRSEVMRVIYGADRRTAGEVTVDGRAVKPSHVRDAIRHGLVFCPEDRKEDGIIGVRSVSENINISARRNHLTAGLFVNDRNEARTADTFIDRLRIRTPHRRQEIRLLSGGNQQKAVLSRWLAEKDLRVLIVDEPTRGIDVGAKNEIYNVLYELADRGVAVVMISSELPEVLGVSDRVVTMCRGRITAQFDRAQANEENVLAAALNEGASAIPTRNVSP, from the coding sequence ATGATGAGTGACACGCCACGCCTGGAATTTCGCCACATCGGGAAGACGTTCCCGGGCGTGCGCGCGCTCGGCGACGTGGGTTTCGCCGTGCGTGCCGGCACCGTTCACGGCCTGCTCGGCGAGAACGGTGCCGGCAAGTCGACGATGATGAAAATTCTCGGCGGCGAATACATCCCCGACGAGGGTGAGGTGGCGATCGACGGTCAGGTCATGCATTTCCGCAAGGCCGCCGACGCCATCGACGCCGGTGTCGCCGTGATCCACCAGGAGCTCCAGTACGTACCGGAGCTCTCGGTCATGGAGAACCTCCTGCTCGGTCGCCTGCCAACGCGTTTCGGCCTGGTCGACCGGCGCAAGGCGCTGGCCTGGACGCGTGAGCGCCTCGACGCCCTCGGTGTCGACCTCGACCCGCGTGCGAAGCTCAGGCAGCTGTCGATCGGTCAGCGGCAGATGGTCGAGATCGTCAAGGCGATCCTTCGCGACGCGAAGATCCTCGCCCTCGACGAGCCGACCAGCTCGCTGTCGCACCGTGAGACCGAGGTGCTGTTCCGCCTGGTCAACGACCTGCGTGCGCAGGGCAAGGCCATGATCTACATCTCGCATCGCCTCGATGAGATTTTCGAGCTTTGCGATGCCGCCACGATCTTCCGCGACGGACGTAAGGTGGCCGACTTCGACACGCTCGAAGGCGTCACCCGCGACCAGCTCGTGCAGCGCATGGTCGGTCGCGAGATCAGCGATATCTTCGGTTATCGCCACCGTGCGCACGGCAAGGTGCGTCTCGACGTCAAGGCCGTCACCGGCCGCGCCGTGCAGCTGCCCGTGAGCTTCGAGGTGAAGGCGGGCGAGATCGTCGGTTTCTTCGGTCTGGTCGGCGCGGGTCGCAGTGAGGTGATGCGAGTGATTTACGGTGCGGATCGCCGCACTGCCGGGGAAGTCACGGTGGACGGGCGTGCGGTGAAGCCATCGCACGTGCGCGACGCCATTCGTCACGGTCTGGTGTTCTGCCCCGAGGACCGCAAGGAAGACGGCATCATCGGCGTGCGCTCGGTGTCGGAAAACATCAACATCAGCGCGCGACGCAACCATCTCACGGCGGGCCTGTTCGTCAACGACCGCAATGAGGCGCGCACCGCCGACACCTTCATCGATCGCCTGCGCATCCGTACGCCGCATCGTCGGCAGGAGATTCGTCTGCTCTCGGGCGGCAATCAGCAGAAAGCCGTACTGTCGCGCTGGCTGGCCGAGAAAGATCTCCGCGTGCTCATCGTCGACGAGCCCACCCGCGGCATCGACGTCGGCGCCAAGAACGAAATCTACAACGTGCTTTACGAACTGGCCGACCGTGGCGTCGCCGTGGTGATGATCTCGAGCGAACTTCCCGAAGTGCTCGGCGTCTCCGACCGCGTCGTCACCATGTGCCGCGGTCGCATCACCGCACAGTTCGACCGCGCGCAGGCGAATGAGGAGAACGTCCTCGCCGCCGCTCTCAATGAAGGCGCCAGCGCCATCCCGACGAGGAACGTTTCACCATGA
- a CDS encoding arabinose ABC transporter substrate-binding protein, with product MKTKIALGLRVLAVALAIGSAPAFAADEPVKIGFVVKQPEEPWFQDEWKYAEQAAKEKGFTLVKIAAPDGGQVLTAIDNLKSQHAQGFVICTPDVKLGPSIVAKARIDKLKLMTVDDRLVDGSGKPIESVPHMGISATKIGEQVGQAISDEMKKRGWKPEETGALRISYDQLPTAKDRTDGAIAALTAAGFPKANVINAPQAKTDTENAFNAANIAITQNPKFKHWVAFGLNDEAVLGAVRAAEGRNFRADNMIGVGIGGSKSALNEFAKAQPTGFFGSVLISPKRHGYETSVNMYEWIKNDKAPPPLTLTTGKLVTRANVTEVRKEMGL from the coding sequence ATGAAAACGAAAATCGCACTGGGCCTACGTGTCCTGGCTGTCGCACTCGCTATCGGCTCGGCACCGGCTTTCGCCGCCGACGAGCCGGTCAAGATCGGTTTCGTGGTGAAACAGCCCGAGGAGCCCTGGTTCCAGGACGAGTGGAAGTACGCCGAACAGGCCGCCAAGGAAAAAGGCTTCACCCTGGTCAAGATTGCCGCTCCCGATGGCGGGCAGGTGCTCACCGCCATCGACAACCTGAAGTCCCAGCATGCGCAGGGCTTCGTCATCTGCACGCCGGACGTCAAGCTCGGGCCGTCGATCGTCGCCAAGGCCAGGATCGACAAGCTCAAGCTGATGACCGTGGACGATCGCCTCGTCGACGGTTCGGGCAAGCCGATCGAATCCGTGCCGCACATGGGCATCTCGGCGACCAAGATCGGTGAGCAGGTCGGTCAGGCGATCTCCGACGAGATGAAGAAGCGTGGCTGGAAGCCGGAAGAGACCGGCGCGCTGCGTATTTCGTACGACCAGCTGCCGACCGCCAAGGACCGTACGGATGGCGCGATCGCCGCGCTCACCGCCGCGGGTTTCCCGAAGGCTAACGTAATCAACGCGCCGCAAGCCAAGACCGATACGGAGAACGCGTTCAACGCGGCCAACATCGCCATCACGCAGAACCCGAAGTTCAAGCACTGGGTCGCGTTCGGCCTGAACGATGAAGCCGTGCTCGGTGCCGTGCGCGCTGCGGAAGGTCGTAACTTCCGCGCCGACAACATGATCGGCGTGGGTATCGGCGGCAGCAAGTCGGCACTCAACGAGTTCGCCAAAGCCCAGCCGACCGGCTTCTTCGGCAGCGTACTGATCAGCCCGAAGCGTCATGGCTATGAGACCTCGGTGAACATGTACGAATGGATCAAGAACGACAAGGCCCCGCCGCCGCTCACGCTGACCACCGGCAAGCTGGTGACACGCGCCAACGTGACGGAAGTCCGCAAGGAAATGGGTCTCTGA
- a CDS encoding 2-dehydro-3-deoxygalactonokinase, with protein sequence MNILTIDTGTTNTRVTVWQDGKVVGHGARQVGVRDTAITGNTRKLEEGVRETIAEALANARLEAGDIGRVLASGMITSNVGLCEIPHVPAPASIDDLAKAMRESLVENVWHAPIWFVPGVRNAVDHIGLHNCEAMDMMRGEETESFALVERLGLDEPTVIVLPGSHSKFVSIDKSGRIDGCVTTLAGELLHVISHDTILAGSLKEGFAKRIDPEMLLAGAASANKIGLGRACFSVRILDQFAVYDANARANFLLGAVLGSDLLTLKNSSAIRMSPGTRFVVSGKPILREAIARLVEGDDFFSGTVTVLGDDDQRDLAGAGAIAVARRRGLVDHE encoded by the coding sequence ATGAACATCCTCACCATCGACACAGGCACGACCAACACGCGAGTCACCGTCTGGCAGGACGGCAAGGTCGTTGGACACGGTGCCCGACAGGTCGGCGTACGCGACACCGCCATTACCGGCAATACGCGCAAGCTGGAGGAAGGCGTCCGCGAGACCATCGCCGAAGCTCTCGCCAACGCCAGGCTGGAAGCCGGCGACATCGGCCGCGTACTCGCCTCGGGCATGATCACCTCCAATGTGGGGCTCTGCGAGATTCCGCACGTACCGGCACCGGCAAGCATCGACGACCTGGCAAAGGCCATGCGCGAGTCGCTGGTCGAAAACGTATGGCACGCGCCGATCTGGTTCGTGCCGGGTGTGCGTAACGCCGTCGACCACATCGGCCTGCACAACTGCGAGGCGATGGACATGATGCGCGGCGAGGAGACCGAATCCTTCGCGCTGGTCGAACGCCTGGGCCTCGACGAACCCACCGTCATCGTGCTGCCAGGCTCGCACTCGAAGTTCGTCAGCATCGACAAGAGCGGGCGCATCGACGGCTGCGTCACGACGCTGGCCGGTGAGCTGCTGCACGTGATCTCGCACGACACCATCCTGGCTGGCTCGCTGAAGGAAGGCTTCGCCAAACGCATCGATCCGGAAATGCTGCTGGCGGGTGCCGCTTCGGCGAACAAGATAGGCCTGGGCCGTGCGTGCTTCAGCGTGCGTATCCTCGATCAGTTCGCGGTGTACGACGCCAATGCGCGCGCCAACTTCCTGCTCGGCGCGGTGCTGGGTTCCGACCTGCTCACCCTCAAGAATTCCAGCGCGATCCGGATGAGTCCGGGCACGCGCTTTGTCGTCAGCGGCAAGCCGATCCTGCGCGAAGCGATCGCGCGGCTGGTCGAAGGCGACGACTTTTTCTCCGGCACCGTGACGGTGCTGGGCGACGACGACCAACGCGATCTAGCGGGAGCCGGCGCGATCGCCGTGGCCCGTCGCCGTGGGCTGGTCGACCATGAGTAA
- a CDS encoding LysR substrate-binding domain-containing protein — MRVFELAAQHLSFTKAGEELSLTAAAVSAQVKLLESYLGTPLFVRSNNRLSLTAAGENYFPRVRDAFRALQHATGQVMGEPPASLRVSVPPTFGTKWLVPRLFRFFGRHPGIAVEVVTDGAEEGGWDLAIDDRLGEGLEQVILASSGYTPVCSPAVAARVGEPASLLDQMLLHERSNRRSAAAASWDQWFERAGIEPGAIARDMGFGDGTMMLQAAIEGQGVALAQELLVAYDLAAGRLVEPFRLELPLQHTYYLAVSRDAASREETMVFRDWLFAEVSVGA, encoded by the coding sequence GTGCGCGTCTTCGAACTTGCAGCGCAGCATTTGAGCTTTACGAAGGCTGGTGAAGAACTCTCTCTGACGGCGGCCGCGGTGAGCGCTCAGGTCAAATTGCTGGAGTCCTATCTCGGTACGCCGTTATTTGTGCGGAGCAACAATCGACTGTCGCTGACGGCGGCCGGTGAGAATTATTTTCCCCGCGTTCGCGACGCGTTTCGTGCGCTGCAACATGCTACGGGCCAGGTGATGGGCGAGCCCCCGGCCTCTTTGAGGGTGTCGGTGCCGCCCACGTTCGGTACGAAATGGCTGGTGCCGAGGTTGTTCCGCTTTTTCGGAAGGCATCCCGGGATCGCTGTCGAGGTCGTGACGGACGGTGCCGAGGAGGGTGGCTGGGACCTCGCGATCGACGATCGGCTGGGCGAGGGTCTCGAGCAGGTCATCCTGGCGAGCAGCGGCTACACGCCGGTGTGTTCGCCCGCTGTGGCGGCTCGTGTCGGGGAGCCTGCCTCGCTGCTCGACCAGATGCTGTTGCATGAGCGGTCCAATCGCCGCTCGGCGGCCGCGGCGAGCTGGGATCAGTGGTTCGAGCGCGCGGGGATCGAGCCCGGAGCCATCGCGCGCGACATGGGCTTTGGTGACGGCACGATGATGCTGCAGGCGGCGATCGAGGGGCAGGGCGTGGCGCTGGCGCAGGAACTGCTGGTCGCATATGACCTCGCCGCCGGGCGACTGGTCGAGCCGTTCCGGCTCGAATTGCCGTTGCAGCACACGTATTATCTGGCGGTGTCGCGTGATGCGGCGTCGCGCGAGGAGACGATGGTGTTTCGCGACTGGTTGTTCGCCGAAGTGTCGGTCGGGGCGTGA